The Virgibacillus dokdonensis genome includes a window with the following:
- the nadE gene encoding NAD(+) synthase, with protein sequence MKKEVDEIVSWLQFQVEKTGVKGLAVGVSGGIDSAVVAALIKKACPDNSIGVIMPIHSGNSSVKDAKSVVEKIDIDHVTIDLAKMRDNMYNSIHSELQANQMYNTNNEKLAKANLSARIRMSTLYTIATNHNYLVVGTDNAAEWYTGYFTKYGDGGVDILPIVEFTKGEVKELAAYLGIPDAVVNKQPSADLWKGQSDEEEMGIRYAVIDAYLKGEDIPQADRKKIETMHKRTAHKRESLPFFSRKK encoded by the coding sequence TTGAAAAAAGAAGTAGACGAAATTGTAAGTTGGTTACAATTTCAAGTGGAAAAAACAGGCGTTAAGGGATTAGCTGTAGGTGTTAGTGGAGGTATTGATTCTGCTGTTGTGGCAGCATTAATTAAAAAAGCTTGTCCAGATAATTCTATAGGAGTAATTATGCCAATCCATTCAGGTAATTCTTCTGTAAAAGATGCGAAATCTGTAGTGGAGAAAATAGATATAGATCATGTAACAATTGATTTAGCTAAAATGAGAGATAATATGTATAACTCTATTCACTCAGAACTACAAGCAAATCAAATGTATAATACAAATAATGAAAAACTGGCGAAAGCCAATTTAAGTGCAAGAATACGGATGAGTACGCTATATACGATAGCAACTAATCATAATTATCTCGTTGTCGGCACAGATAATGCTGCGGAATGGTATACAGGTTATTTCACAAAGTATGGAGACGGCGGAGTGGATATTCTTCCTATTGTTGAATTTACAAAAGGAGAAGTGAAGGAATTAGCAGCTTATTTAGGGATTCCTGATGCTGTTGTAAACAAACAGCCTAGTGCAGATTTGTGGAAAGGACAGAGTGACGAAGAAGAAATGGGCATTCGTTATGCCGTGATCGACGCATATCTCAAAGGTGAAGATATTCCTCAAGCAGACCGTAAAAAAATTGAAACCATGCACAAAAGAACGGCACATAAGCGTGAAAGTTTACCCTTTTTTTCTCGAAAAAAATAG
- the safA gene encoding SafA/ExsA family spore coat assembly protein, whose protein sequence is MKIHIVQKGDTMWEIAQQYGVDFEELKQLNSQISSPDMIMPGMKIKIPGNSKSVKQTQMKEMQQPLKEQPYKEIQKKPTPVIKEDDKEKPKMVKPEMPPMPSMPQMPPMQQMHTQPMMQMPVMEQEFQNYTTINFPQMPAQPKQEAKPVKKEKPKEEPKQVKAQQQPMPQPMPMMQPQVPMAPLCCYVMDPCYPQIPFQTVGPIPWACHGMAMPSMPMAYEHGQHASMMGSQGYMPTMGNEMMPQMQANMGGGAQASWNSQMQCGSQGMYRNQVGEESPDQHTSEMHVPLYPPFQNNMNQMPFPMPPGYYESSQKEQREEKEDK, encoded by the coding sequence TTGAAAATACACATTGTACAAAAAGGTGATACGATGTGGGAGATAGCTCAACAATATGGTGTGGATTTTGAAGAATTAAAGCAATTAAATAGTCAAATTTCCAGTCCAGACATGATTATGCCTGGGATGAAAATAAAAATTCCTGGAAATTCCAAATCAGTAAAACAAACACAAATGAAGGAAATGCAGCAACCTCTGAAAGAGCAACCATATAAAGAAATCCAGAAAAAGCCAACCCCTGTGATTAAGGAAGATGATAAGGAAAAACCTAAAATGGTGAAGCCGGAAATGCCGCCAATGCCGTCTATGCCACAAATGCCACCAATGCAACAAATGCATACCCAACCAATGATGCAAATGCCAGTAATGGAACAAGAGTTTCAAAATTATACAACAATCAACTTTCCGCAAATGCCAGCACAACCAAAGCAAGAAGCAAAGCCTGTTAAAAAGGAAAAGCCAAAAGAGGAGCCAAAACAGGTGAAAGCACAACAGCAACCAATGCCTCAGCCAATGCCAATGATGCAACCACAAGTTCCGATGGCTCCACTATGCTGTTACGTTATGGATCCGTGCTATCCACAAATACCTTTTCAGACGGTAGGACCGATCCCTTGGGCTTGTCATGGTATGGCGATGCCATCAATGCCAATGGCTTATGAGCACGGGCAACACGCTAGCATGATGGGAAGTCAAGGATATATGCCAACTATGGGAAATGAAATGATGCCGCAAATGCAGGCGAATATGGGGGGAGGAGCTCAAGCGTCTTGGAACAGTCAAATGCAATGTGGGTCTCAGGGTATGTATCGCAACCAAGTGGGAGAAGAAAGTCCTGACCAACATACATCAGAAATGCATGTGCCGTTGTATCCCCCGTTTCAAAATAATATGAATCAAATGCCATTTCCGATGCCTCCTGGGTATTATGAATCATCACAGAAAGAACAAAGGGAAGAGAAGGAAGATAAGTAA
- a CDS encoding YhcN/YlaJ family sporulation lipoprotein, which yields MRFKINIILLSLAFIVLGCTNEEAEYDYQHHEKDNTQPIHYETDKERKDRLNIREETVGEKGGYPQSKQDNINRSDFKSGYADPFTNEESKLIAEALRDHKQISQAQVASTADRILIGVKLNAHVTDDVGEDIKKEVKQLLPQANKEIIIYTDDAHWEKMKNLEARIEAKDNGKKMEEFINQFVK from the coding sequence ATGCGGTTTAAAATAAATATTATACTACTCAGTTTGGCTTTTATTGTGCTAGGTTGTACGAATGAAGAAGCCGAATATGATTATCAACACCATGAAAAAGACAATACGCAGCCTATTCATTATGAAACAGATAAGGAGAGGAAAGATCGTTTAAATATTCGAGAAGAGACAGTTGGAGAAAAAGGTGGCTATCCACAAAGTAAGCAAGACAATATAAATCGATCGGATTTTAAAAGTGGTTATGCTGATCCTTTTACCAATGAAGAATCAAAATTAATCGCAGAAGCATTACGAGATCATAAACAAATTAGTCAAGCTCAAGTCGCTTCTACAGCTGACCGTATTTTAATAGGAGTAAAGTTAAATGCGCATGTGACAGATGATGTTGGGGAAGACATTAAAAAAGAAGTAAAACAATTACTACCTCAAGCAAATAAAGAAATCATTATTTATACAGACGATGCGCATTGGGAGAAAATGAAAAATTTAGAAGCAAGGATAGAAGCAAAGGATAATGGTAAAAAAATGGAAGAGTTTATTAACCAATTTGTAAAGTGA
- the ruvA gene encoding Holliday junction branch migration protein RuvA: MIAYIQGKLTYIHEEAIIVDVQGVGYEIICANPFAFQDLENKDIKVYTYHHVREDAQLLYGFKNLDEKYLFTKLISVSGIGPKGAIAIMGSVHVGEFAAAIEREDEAFLTHFPGIGKKTARQIILDLKGKLTISTTVNEGQQKIDEPFDNTAVQDAKEALKALGYSENEIKATLSKLSHTGSETTDMLVRKALALLMKN, encoded by the coding sequence ATGATTGCATATATACAAGGGAAGCTTACATATATACACGAAGAAGCGATTATTGTTGATGTACAGGGGGTTGGTTATGAAATTATTTGTGCCAATCCATTTGCTTTTCAAGATTTAGAAAATAAAGATATAAAAGTATATACATATCATCATGTTCGCGAGGATGCACAACTGTTATATGGCTTTAAGAACCTCGATGAAAAATATTTGTTTACAAAGCTTATATCTGTCTCAGGCATCGGCCCTAAAGGTGCGATCGCTATTATGGGGTCTGTTCATGTAGGAGAATTTGCTGCAGCAATTGAACGAGAAGATGAAGCTTTTTTAACTCATTTTCCAGGTATCGGGAAAAAGACAGCAAGGCAAATCATTCTTGATTTAAAAGGAAAATTAACTATTTCAACTACTGTAAATGAAGGACAGCAGAAAATAGATGAGCCATTTGATAATACAGCTGTTCAAGATGCTAAAGAAGCGTTAAAAGCTTTAGGCTACTCAGAAAATGAAATAAAAGCTACTTTATCTAAATTATCACATACAGGGTCTGAAACAACGGATATGTTAGTTCGTAAAGCATTAGCATTACTTATGAAAAATTAA
- a CDS encoding YebC/PmpR family DNA-binding transcriptional regulator: MAGHSKWKNIQRRKNAQDAKKGKIFMRHAKDIYTAAKQGGGDMALNPSLRLAVDKAKADNMPNDNIDRAIKKATGSLDGANFEELTYEGYGPGGVAVIVHVLTDNKNRTAADIRHAFKKNNGNLGENGSVSFMFDRKGYIVIIDEQGEIDEDELTLEALEAGAEDIQVEEGTFEVFTDPENFPEVVNCLVESGYAIADSEITLIPQTTTTLSEEAATQMMNLIETLEENEDVQDIHHNLEVTE; this comes from the coding sequence ATGGCTGGTCATTCTAAATGGAAAAATATACAACGAAGAAAAAACGCGCAAGATGCAAAAAAAGGAAAAATCTTCATGCGGCATGCCAAAGATATATATACGGCTGCTAAGCAAGGTGGTGGTGATATGGCGTTAAACCCGAGTCTACGCCTTGCTGTTGATAAAGCAAAAGCTGATAATATGCCAAACGATAATATAGATCGTGCAATCAAAAAAGCAACCGGGTCATTAGACGGTGCCAATTTTGAAGAGTTAACATATGAAGGGTATGGTCCGGGAGGAGTAGCTGTCATTGTGCATGTTCTAACAGACAATAAAAACAGAACGGCAGCAGACATACGCCATGCATTCAAAAAAAACAATGGTAACCTAGGTGAAAATGGCAGCGTGTCGTTTATGTTTGACCGTAAAGGTTACATTGTTATTATCGATGAACAAGGTGAAATAGATGAAGACGAATTAACATTAGAAGCCTTGGAAGCTGGGGCTGAGGATATACAAGTAGAGGAAGGTACGTTTGAAGTATTTACAGATCCAGAAAATTTTCCAGAAGTTGTCAATTGCTTGGTGGAATCTGGTTACGCTATTGCTGATTCAGAAATAACACTTATCCCGCAAACAACTACTACTTTATCAGAAGAAGCCGCTACGCAAATGATGAATTTAATTGAAACATTAGAAGAAAACGAAGATGTACAAGATATTCATCATAATTTGGAAGTAACGGAATAA
- a CDS encoding ArsB/NhaD family transporter: protein MEIIVASVIFICCYVFIMTEQINRAVVTLTGGVLLLLTGIYSAERMLTEYIDWNTIALLFSMMVLIAITEKTGLFAFIAIRFAQKVKGDPIPLLIGAGVLTGIGSALLDNVTTVLIFVPIMLKITKLLKLPSFPYLLMIIFSSNIGGAATLIGDPPNIMIGQAVEHLTFSSFLIHMAPIAIMMFGVMLLFVLALFRKSLRRADFDVKELLAMDAQAYLHRTPMLYQSITVLLLTITGFLLHAFLYVELTTVALSGAVLLLLLTEKELASGKIFEKVEWVTLFFFIGLFTLVGGLEEVGVIDEIARAIIVITDGDYVQTVLLILWVSGLFSGIVDNIPFVAAMIPVVQEFESYGMVYLDPIWWALALGACLGGNATLIGASANVVVTGLAEGAHEKISFIRFMLYGFPLVIISLVVSTIYIYFRYLVPYIG from the coding sequence TTGGAAATAATAGTAGCTTCAGTGATTTTTATTTGCTGTTACGTATTTATTATGACAGAACAAATCAATCGTGCAGTCGTCACTTTAACAGGTGGAGTGTTGTTGTTATTAACAGGGATATATTCTGCAGAACGTATGTTAACAGAATATATTGATTGGAACACGATTGCGCTTTTATTTTCCATGATGGTACTAATAGCAATAACAGAAAAGACAGGCTTGTTTGCTTTTATAGCTATTCGCTTTGCGCAAAAGGTTAAAGGTGATCCAATACCTTTATTAATTGGTGCTGGGGTGTTAACAGGAATTGGTTCTGCTCTATTAGATAACGTAACAACGGTATTAATATTTGTTCCTATTATGCTTAAAATAACCAAGTTATTAAAGCTTCCATCGTTTCCGTACTTGCTAATGATTATTTTCAGCTCTAATATTGGTGGTGCAGCAACGTTAATTGGTGATCCTCCTAATATTATGATTGGACAAGCGGTGGAGCATTTAACATTTTCATCGTTTTTAATTCATATGGCTCCAATTGCTATAATGATGTTCGGAGTGATGCTATTATTTGTTTTGGCGTTGTTTCGTAAATCGTTACGTAGGGCAGATTTTGATGTCAAAGAATTATTAGCTATGGATGCACAAGCGTACTTGCACCGAACACCCATGTTATATCAGTCGATTACTGTTCTTCTATTAACGATAACGGGTTTTTTATTACACGCATTTTTGTATGTTGAATTAACTACAGTAGCATTATCTGGAGCTGTGTTACTTCTTCTTTTGACAGAAAAAGAATTAGCGTCGGGAAAGATTTTTGAAAAAGTGGAGTGGGTAACGTTATTCTTTTTTATAGGCTTGTTCACGCTAGTAGGAGGTTTAGAAGAAGTAGGAGTTATTGATGAAATCGCAAGAGCAATTATAGTTATAACGGATGGGGATTATGTACAGACTGTATTATTAATACTATGGGTATCTGGATTGTTTTCTGGGATCGTAGACAATATCCCCTTTGTTGCAGCAATGATTCCTGTCGTTCAAGAGTTTGAAAGTTATGGAATGGTATATTTAGATCCTATTTGGTGGGCTTTAGCGCTAGGTGCTTGCTTAGGAGGAAACGCGACGTTAATTGGAGCATCTGCTAATGTAGTAGTAACAGGGCTTGCTGAAGGAGCTCACGAAAAAATATCGTTTATTCGGTTTATGTTATATGGATTTCCGTTAGTGATTATATCCTTAGTTGTTTCTACGATCTATATATATTTCCGTTATTTAGTTCCTTATATTGGATAA
- a CDS encoding DUF2905 domain-containing protein has product MNLGKVFIVLGIIFLLMGVIWNFIGKLPGDITWKKGNVIFHFPIVTSIVVSLILTLLFYIFGKFR; this is encoded by the coding sequence ATGAACCTCGGTAAAGTCTTTATTGTACTAGGAATTATCTTCTTGCTAATGGGAGTTATTTGGAATTTCATCGGTAAGTTACCAGGGGATATCACGTGGAAAAAAGGAAATGTGATTTTTCATTTTCCTATTGTTACATCTATTGTGGTTAGCTTAATTCTAACATTGTTGTTTTATATTTTTGGCAAGTTTCGATAA
- the tgt gene encoding tRNA guanosine(34) transglycosylase Tgt, with protein sequence MTPITYELKKTCKQTGARLGRVHTPHGSFDTPTFMPVGTLATVKTMSPEELAEINANIILSNTYHLWLRPGEDIIKEAGGLHQFMNWNGAILTDSGGFQVFSLSENRHITEEGVHFRSHLNGEKLFLSPEKAIQIQNALGSDIMMALDECPPYPAEYQYMKSSVERTSRWAERCLKAHERKGEQGLFGIIQGGEYEALRKQSARDLISLDFPGYAIGGLSVGEPKDVMNRVLEFTTPFMPSHKPRYLMGVGSPDSLIDGAIRGVDMFDCVLPTRIARNGTCMTSNGRLVVRNAKYARDFAPIDKNCDCYVCKNYTRAYIRHLIKCNETFGFRLTTYHNLYFLLKLMEQVRKAISEDRLGSFREEFFEQYGFNKPNARNF encoded by the coding sequence ATGACACCAATTACTTATGAATTAAAGAAAACATGTAAACAAACAGGCGCTAGATTAGGGCGTGTACACACTCCACATGGATCGTTCGATACTCCAACATTTATGCCGGTGGGGACATTAGCAACCGTAAAGACAATGAGTCCAGAAGAGTTAGCAGAGATAAATGCCAATATTATTTTATCTAACACCTATCATTTATGGTTGCGACCGGGTGAAGATATTATTAAAGAAGCTGGCGGCTTACATCAGTTTATGAATTGGAATGGAGCAATTTTGACCGATTCAGGCGGATTTCAAGTGTTCAGTTTGAGTGAAAATAGACATATTACGGAAGAAGGAGTTCATTTTCGTAGTCATTTAAACGGGGAAAAGCTATTTTTATCTCCGGAGAAAGCCATTCAGATACAAAATGCTTTAGGCTCCGACATTATGATGGCGTTAGATGAATGTCCACCTTATCCTGCAGAGTATCAATATATGAAAAGTTCTGTAGAACGAACTTCACGTTGGGCTGAAAGATGCTTAAAAGCACATGAACGAAAAGGGGAGCAAGGTTTATTTGGTATTATCCAAGGTGGAGAATATGAAGCATTAAGAAAGCAAAGCGCGCGTGATTTAATTTCCCTTGATTTTCCTGGTTATGCCATTGGCGGATTATCTGTTGGGGAGCCAAAAGACGTCATGAATCGTGTGCTTGAATTTACGACACCTTTCATGCCTAGTCATAAACCAAGATACTTAATGGGCGTTGGTTCGCCTGATTCTTTAATTGATGGCGCGATTCGCGGGGTGGATATGTTTGATTGTGTCCTTCCTACTAGAATTGCAAGGAACGGTACTTGTATGACGTCGAACGGTCGTTTAGTTGTGCGGAATGCAAAATATGCACGTGATTTTGCACCCATTGATAAAAATTGTGACTGCTATGTTTGTAAAAATTACACACGTGCCTATATACGTCATCTAATTAAATGTAATGAAACGTTCGGGTTCAGACTTACTACTTATCATAACTTATATTTTCTGTTAAAATTAATGGAGCAAGTACGAAAAGCGATTAGCGAAGATCGTCTTGGCTCATTTAGGGAGGAATTCTTTGAGCAATACGGTTTTAATAAACCGAATGCTAGGAATTTTTAA
- a CDS encoding TIGR04086 family membrane protein: MKSKQWVALLYGWVIVLGLMMLASFVLALLLRFTTFNDPALSWVTFVIGLISLFLGGLAAGVKGKTKGWVIGLITGMGFTLFVLSVQYLGYQQGFTFEQSLHHAGYMAAALFGGALGVNIVGDESSSDK; this comes from the coding sequence ATGAAAAGTAAACAATGGGTAGCATTATTATATGGATGGGTTATTGTTTTAGGACTTATGATGCTCGCAAGTTTTGTATTAGCTTTGTTGCTTCGCTTTACTACGTTTAATGATCCTGCTTTGTCATGGGTCACTTTCGTCATTGGCCTTATCAGTTTATTTCTTGGGGGGCTTGCAGCAGGCGTTAAAGGAAAAACAAAAGGATGGGTCATTGGCCTAATTACAGGAATGGGATTTACATTATTCGTTTTATCTGTACAATACTTAGGCTACCAACAAGGATTTACATTTGAACAATCCCTTCACCACGCTGGATATATGGCCGCTGCGTTATTTGGTGGTGCATTAGGTGTCAACATCGTTGGAGATGAGTCGTCAAGCGATAAATAA
- the yajC gene encoding preprotein translocase subunit YajC translates to MEMLATLAPLILMFVLLYFILIRPQQKRQKQVREMQSNLQKGDAVVTIGGFHGEIHAMDEDTLVLQAGDGSKLTYDRSAIREVKQQ, encoded by the coding sequence ATGGAAATGTTAGCAACGTTAGCACCACTTATTCTGATGTTTGTGCTTCTGTATTTTATACTTATTCGACCACAACAAAAGCGCCAAAAGCAAGTCAGAGAAATGCAATCTAATTTGCAAAAAGGGGACGCTGTAGTTACGATTGGCGGTTTTCATGGAGAGATTCATGCAATGGATGAAGATACGCTAGTTTTACAAGCTGGAGATGGATCTAAATTAACTTATGATCGTTCAGCAATCCGCGAAGTAAAACAACAATAA
- the ruvB gene encoding Holliday junction branch migration DNA helicase RuvB, with protein sequence MEDRMVTGELQEEDATVELSLRPTMLSQYIGQHKVKENLRIFIQAAKMREEPLDHVLLYGPPGLGKTTLAAIIANEMGVQFRSTSGPAIERAGDLAAILSSLEAGDVLFIDEIHRLPRTVEEVLYPAMEDFFLDIVIGSGPSARSVRIDLPPFTLVGATTRAGLLSAPLRDRFGVLSRLDFYDPEDLCMIIERTADIFNTSITKEAALEVAERSRGTPRIANRLLKRIRDISQVKGEQKISLSTTGQALEMLQVDKQGLDHIDHKLLKGMMNHFQGGPVGLDTIAATIGEEPQTIEDVYEPFLLQIGFIQRTPRGRIVTQEAYEHFGWKDRADNEPR encoded by the coding sequence ATGGAAGATCGTATGGTCACTGGTGAACTGCAAGAAGAGGATGCAACTGTTGAATTAAGTTTGCGCCCGACGATGTTGTCACAATATATTGGACAGCATAAGGTGAAAGAAAACCTACGCATCTTTATTCAGGCTGCTAAAATGCGTGAGGAGCCTTTAGATCACGTTCTTTTATATGGTCCTCCAGGGCTTGGTAAAACAACGTTAGCAGCTATTATTGCCAATGAAATGGGTGTTCAATTTCGATCTACATCAGGCCCTGCTATTGAGCGAGCAGGTGACTTGGCAGCGATTCTTTCCTCTTTAGAAGCAGGTGATGTATTATTTATTGATGAAATCCACAGGTTGCCTAGAACCGTTGAAGAAGTTCTTTATCCTGCTATGGAAGATTTTTTTCTTGACATTGTGATCGGTTCAGGACCAAGTGCAAGATCTGTCAGAATAGATTTACCACCGTTTACATTAGTCGGGGCAACAACAAGAGCTGGTTTGTTATCTGCTCCGTTGCGTGATCGATTCGGGGTGTTGAGCAGGCTCGATTTTTATGATCCAGAAGATTTATGTATGATTATTGAACGTACTGCCGACATTTTTAATACAAGTATTACAAAAGAGGCAGCTTTGGAGGTTGCTGAACGATCTAGAGGTACGCCAAGAATTGCGAACCGTCTGTTAAAACGAATTCGTGATATTTCCCAAGTAAAAGGAGAACAGAAAATTAGTTTATCTACTACTGGTCAAGCATTAGAAATGCTACAGGTAGATAAACAAGGTTTAGATCATATCGATCATAAACTATTAAAGGGAATGATGAATCATTTTCAAGGTGGTCCTGTTGGCTTAGATACCATCGCAGCTACAATAGGTGAAGAACCGCAAACAATTGAAGATGTATATGAGCCGTTTTTATTACAGATTGGGTTTATTCAGCGAACACCACGGGGAAGAATAGTAACGCAAGAGGCTTATGAACACTTTGGATGGAAGGATAGAGCGGATAATGAACCTCGGTAA
- the queA gene encoding tRNA preQ1(34) S-adenosylmethionine ribosyltransferase-isomerase QueA: protein MNIEEFDFDLPKELIAQTPLKERTASRLLVLNKQTKAISHHHFFDVKQFLKPGDCLVLNNTRVLPARLHGIKEDTGANVEILLLHQVDGDSWEILAKPAKKVKLGTVIRFGDGLLTATVTQIKEHGGRVVDFAYTGIFYEVLDQLGEMPLPPYIKEQLPEKERYQTVYAKEEGSAAAPTAGLHFTKELLNELEQMGVCIAFITLHVGLGTFRPVSVETVEEHEMHAEFYHMDQNTADLLNDVKQSDGRIISVGTTSTRTLETIARDNHGTFKQASGWTDIFIYPPYQFQAVDGLITNFHLPKSTLLMLISAFAGKDAVMEAYREAVQERYRFFSFGDAMFIYA from the coding sequence ATGAATATTGAAGAATTTGACTTTGATTTACCAAAAGAATTAATTGCTCAGACGCCGTTAAAAGAACGTACGGCTTCAAGGCTTCTTGTTTTAAATAAACAAACGAAAGCTATTTCTCACCACCATTTTTTTGATGTAAAGCAATTTTTAAAACCGGGGGATTGCCTTGTATTAAATAATACCCGAGTATTACCAGCAAGGCTTCATGGTATAAAAGAGGATACGGGAGCAAATGTTGAAATATTGTTGTTACATCAAGTAGACGGGGATTCGTGGGAAATACTTGCAAAGCCAGCGAAAAAAGTAAAGCTTGGAACGGTAATCCGTTTTGGAGATGGTCTCTTAACTGCAACAGTTACGCAAATCAAAGAGCATGGCGGTCGAGTGGTGGATTTCGCTTATACAGGAATCTTTTATGAGGTACTAGATCAATTAGGTGAGATGCCATTACCTCCTTATATCAAAGAACAACTTCCTGAAAAGGAACGTTATCAAACCGTTTATGCAAAAGAAGAAGGATCTGCTGCAGCTCCTACTGCTGGACTTCATTTTACGAAGGAGCTATTAAATGAATTAGAGCAAATGGGGGTATGCATTGCTTTTATCACATTACATGTAGGACTAGGTACTTTTCGCCCGGTAAGTGTAGAGACAGTGGAAGAACATGAGATGCATGCAGAATTTTATCATATGGATCAGAATACAGCGGATTTGCTTAATGACGTTAAACAATCTGATGGTCGAATTATTTCAGTAGGTACTACATCTACACGTACTTTAGAGACCATTGCTAGGGATAATCATGGAACTTTTAAGCAAGCTAGTGGTTGGACAGATATCTTCATTTATCCTCCTTATCAGTTTCAAGCAGTTGATGGTTTAATTACTAATTTTCATTTACCTAAATCCACTTTATTAATGTTAATTAGCGCATTTGCTGGTAAAGATGCTGTGATGGAAGCATATCGTGAAGCTGTACAAGAGCGATATCGTTTCTTTAGTTTTGGAGATGCCATGTTTATATATGCTTAA